The Sphingobium sp. BYY-5 genome contains a region encoding:
- a CDS encoding oligosaccharide flippase family protein — MFKRGSGAAGDGFARILANTGWLLGGKGVGAVLSLAYLAIVTRTLGVADFGRFALVLSAANVIKTLVSFDSWQIVVRYGQPHLTEGNGDALNRVLRFCILIDLASAVAGGIIAAAIILLFGDLLGLGAGMGWPVWLFCMVMMITIRSSPTGILRLFDRFDSAAFAETMIPVGRMIGAGVALALMPSITGFLIAWGFAELLCALSYWQLALKVGRGRIGRWRAGRALDARTENPGIIGFLTATNLQTSLSSIGQQVAVLIVGAFVGPIGAGLYRLANQLANSLTKISSLLSRSIFVELARTSTHGKEALGALFRRTNRLALVAGAVIIGLILTIGHPLLGLIAGKDFLPAYPLLLMLGIAACIDLIGVSYRPLLMATDRAGLSLRITFASTLLLLGLQSALLPLYGTKGAAMANIVASLAGFAMMGLASRRAVADSG; from the coding sequence ATGTTCAAGCGCGGATCGGGCGCGGCGGGGGACGGTTTCGCCCGCATCCTGGCCAATACCGGCTGGCTGCTAGGCGGCAAGGGCGTGGGCGCGGTGCTGAGCCTGGCCTATCTCGCCATCGTCACCCGCACGCTGGGCGTGGCGGACTTCGGCCGCTTTGCGCTGGTGCTGAGCGCCGCCAACGTCATCAAGACGCTGGTGTCGTTCGATAGCTGGCAGATCGTCGTGCGCTACGGCCAGCCGCATCTGACCGAGGGGAATGGCGACGCGCTGAACCGCGTGCTGCGCTTCTGCATCCTGATCGACCTAGCCTCGGCTGTTGCAGGCGGCATCATCGCTGCGGCCATCATCCTGCTCTTCGGTGATCTGCTGGGACTGGGCGCGGGCATGGGATGGCCGGTGTGGCTGTTCTGCATGGTGATGATGATTACCATCCGTTCCAGCCCGACCGGCATATTGCGCCTGTTCGACCGCTTCGATTCGGCCGCCTTCGCCGAAACCATGATCCCGGTCGGGCGGATGATCGGCGCGGGCGTCGCGCTGGCGTTGATGCCCAGCATCACTGGCTTCCTCATCGCCTGGGGCTTTGCCGAACTGCTCTGCGCCCTCAGTTACTGGCAACTGGCGCTGAAGGTCGGGCGCGGGCGGATCGGCCGCTGGCGCGCGGGCCGGGCGCTGGACGCGCGGACGGAAAATCCCGGCATCATCGGTTTCCTTACCGCCACCAACCTCCAGACCAGCCTGTCGTCCATCGGCCAGCAGGTGGCGGTGCTGATCGTCGGCGCCTTTGTCGGGCCGATCGGCGCGGGCCTTTATCGCCTGGCCAACCAGCTCGCCAATTCGCTGACCAAGATTTCCAGCCTCCTCTCGCGCAGCATTTTCGTCGAGCTGGCGCGTACCAGCACGCACGGCAAAGAGGCGCTGGGCGCGCTGTTCCGGCGCACCAACCGATTGGCGCTGGTGGCGGGCGCGGTCATCATCGGCCTGATCCTGACCATAGGCCATCCGCTGCTGGGGCTGATCGCGGGCAAGGACTTCCTGCCCGCCTATCCCTTGCTGTTGATGCTGGGCATCGCCGCCTGCATCGACCTGATCGGCGTCAGCTATCGCCCGCTGCTGATGGCGACCGACCGGGCGGGCCTGTCGCTGCGCATCACTTTCGCCTCGACGCTGCTGCTGCTCGGCCTGCAATCGGCGCTGCTGCCGCTCTACGGCACGAAGGGTGCGGCGATGGCGAACATCGTCGCCTCGCTCGCCGGCTTTGCAATGATGGGCCTCGCCAGCCGCCGGGCCGTGGCGGACAGCGGTTAA
- a CDS encoding nucleotidyltransferase family protein: protein MTGPITAILLAGARPIPDPLAVAAGVPVKPLAPVAGEPMINRPARALLDHPAIGQMIVLTQRPDVFAADPATAWLATHPRVRFETGGQGIASSLLALMEAGDLPFPLLLTTADHVLLDAGMLDQFVAEATGGDIAVAMVERATLLARYPQSRRTWLKFRDGWWSGANIFWFGSAKARPVIALWQEVEQDRKKGWKILSAFGPFALVGALLRILTLRGGIARIGRRFGLTARLVAMDSPEACIDADKPADVELIEAILARR, encoded by the coding sequence ATGACCGGTCCCATCACCGCCATCCTGCTGGCAGGCGCGCGTCCCATTCCCGATCCCCTGGCCGTCGCCGCCGGTGTGCCGGTCAAGCCGCTCGCGCCGGTCGCGGGCGAGCCGATGATAAACCGCCCGGCGCGCGCGCTGCTGGATCATCCCGCCATCGGGCAGATGATCGTGCTGACCCAGCGCCCCGACGTCTTCGCCGCCGATCCCGCCACCGCCTGGCTCGCCACCCATCCGCGCGTGCGGTTCGAAACGGGCGGGCAGGGGATCGCCTCCTCGCTGCTGGCGCTGATGGAGGCGGGCGACCTGCCCTTTCCGCTGCTGCTCACCACCGCCGATCATGTGCTGCTCGACGCCGGGATGTTGGACCAGTTCGTGGCGGAAGCTACGGGCGGGGACATCGCCGTCGCCATGGTGGAGCGCGCGACCCTGCTGGCGCGCTATCCGCAGTCGCGGCGCACCTGGCTCAAATTTCGCGATGGCTGGTGGTCGGGCGCGAATATCTTCTGGTTCGGCAGCGCGAAGGCGCGCCCTGTCATCGCGCTGTGGCAGGAAGTGGAGCAGGACCGCAAGAAGGGCTGGAAGATACTCTCCGCCTTCGGCCCGTTCGCGCTGGTCGGCGCGCTGCTGCGCATCTTGACCCTGCGCGGCGGCATCGCGCGGATCGGGCGGCGCTTCGGCCTTACCGCGCGGCTGGTGGCGATGGACAGTCCCGAAGCCTGCATCGACGCCGACAAGCCGGCCGATGTGGAACTGATCGAAGCGATTCTCGCGCGCCGCTAA
- a CDS encoding M23 family metallopeptidase, whose product MFQESQFGSQQGGASASLWLADSPRRKAPAPPQDWRSRLRDWAEDVELVPDLGQRIGSLTWFRGLATCFGLCAAALYLSPGFRPVPGAPGPTLNDAQYDEVRSQMITPLALGADSGRHMGSTDAVQPLRETPERPQIELSAQVGSSDTLPRALSRAGVSSGDIATIMTMVGGDIDAGVKPGTLLDIVLGRRASRDRPRPLDKLAFRARLDLGLELTRAGGALSVKRLPIRVDNTPLRIQGVVGDSIYRSARAAGAPPKAVQAFLRVIAQQVDLGNIGAGDRYDIVTEYRHAETGDVEVGDLLYAGLKRARGKSIDMLKWTSNGRTEWFEASGVGERRGVLAAPVAGRMSSGFGMRRHPILGYTRMHAGIDFAARYGSPIYAVTDGVVAYAGRHGGHGNYVRIQHGGGLATGYAHMSRIAAVPGQRVRRGQVIGYVGSTGLSTGPHLHYELYRNGATVNPLSVKFTTTAQLAGRELAAFRARLAQYQGLRVGLHDNFAQKAPAAPVASGK is encoded by the coding sequence TTGTTTCAGGAAAGCCAGTTCGGGTCTCAGCAGGGCGGTGCGTCCGCATCCCTGTGGCTGGCGGATTCGCCTCGCCGCAAAGCCCCGGCGCCGCCGCAGGACTGGCGCAGCCGTCTGCGCGACTGGGCCGAGGATGTGGAACTGGTCCCCGACCTTGGCCAGCGCATCGGCAGCCTCACCTGGTTCCGCGGGCTTGCCACCTGTTTCGGTCTCTGCGCCGCCGCCCTCTATCTCTCGCCCGGTTTCCGGCCCGTGCCCGGCGCACCCGGCCCGACCCTGAACGACGCGCAATATGACGAGGTGCGCAGCCAGATGATAACCCCGCTGGCGCTGGGCGCGGACAGCGGCCGGCACATGGGGTCCACCGACGCGGTCCAACCATTGCGCGAAACCCCCGAACGCCCGCAGATCGAACTCAGCGCGCAGGTCGGCAGCAGCGACACGCTGCCCCGCGCCCTGTCGCGCGCCGGGGTCAGCAGCGGCGACATCGCCACCATCATGACCATGGTCGGCGGCGACATCGACGCGGGCGTCAAGCCTGGCACCCTGCTCGACATCGTCCTGGGCCGCCGCGCCAGCCGTGACCGGCCCCGGCCGTTGGACAAGCTGGCGTTCCGCGCGCGGCTGGACCTGGGGCTGGAACTGACCCGCGCGGGCGGCGCGCTGTCGGTCAAGCGACTGCCCATCCGCGTCGACAATACGCCGCTGCGCATCCAGGGCGTGGTGGGTGACAGCATCTATCGTTCCGCCCGTGCGGCGGGCGCCCCGCCCAAGGCGGTGCAGGCCTTCCTGCGCGTCATCGCGCAGCAGGTCGATCTGGGCAATATCGGCGCGGGCGACCGCTACGATATTGTCACCGAATATCGGCACGCCGAAACCGGCGATGTGGAGGTGGGCGACCTGCTCTATGCGGGCCTGAAGCGCGCGCGCGGCAAGTCGATCGACATGCTCAAATGGACCAGCAACGGCCGCACCGAATGGTTCGAGGCGTCGGGCGTGGGCGAGCGGCGCGGTGTGCTGGCCGCGCCTGTTGCGGGCCGCATGTCGTCGGGCTTCGGGATGCGCCGTCACCCGATCCTGGGCTATACGAGGATGCACGCGGGCATCGATTTCGCTGCCCGCTACGGATCGCCCATCTATGCCGTCACCGACGGCGTCGTCGCCTATGCCGGGCGGCATGGCGGCCATGGCAATTATGTCCGCATCCAGCATGGCGGCGGCCTCGCCACCGGCTATGCGCATATGAGCCGGATCGCCGCCGTCCCCGGCCAGCGGGTGCGGCGCGGGCAGGTGATCGGCTATGTCGGATCGACCGGCCTGTCGACCGGCCCGCATCTCCACTATGAGCTTTACCGCAACGGCGCGACGGTCAATCCGCTGTCGGTGAAGTTCACCACCACCGCGCAGCTTGCCGGGCGTGAACTCGCCGCCTTCCGCGCCAGGCTGGCCCAATATCAGGGGCTGCGCGTCGGCTTGCACGATAATTTCGCGCAAAAAGCCCCGGCCGCGCCGGTGGCGAGCGGGAAATAA
- a CDS encoding helicase-related protein — protein sequence MASFARSPVTAVLGPTNTGKTHLAVERMCGHSSGMMGFPLRLLAREVYERVVAIKGANQVALITGEEKIVPPGARYFLCTAESMPVSGDYAFVALDEAQLGADPERGHIFTDRLLRARGREETMILGSASISRVVKALVPDIEIIGRPRFSTLSYAGAKKLSRLPKRSAIVAFSAEEVYAVAEMLRRFRGGAAVVMGALSPRTRNAQVQMFLNGEVDYLVATDAIGMGLNLDVAHVAFASLRKYDGRRTRRLTVSEMAQIAGRAGRHHKDGSFGSLGGEDGDAAFTPQEIEAIEAHRFPPVEQLFWRSGTPRTDRLDHLLFDLEQKPERPELRAAPEAVDLAVLRRMADDPLVIERTKGNRQVERLWAACGLPDFQKLGAEHHGRIVGRIWRFLSEGTGHIPRDWFAQNLARLDSVQGDIDTLSGRIAGARTWSYIAHRADWLAHPAEMAERTRALEEKLSDALHAALTQRFVDRRTTVLLRDIGQNASNLPVTVEQDGAVCVDGETIGRLDGFRFSVDPATRHQDRKMLLAAAERRLGKVLRVKADELVAAADADFALLDEAGQAPGIAWGETPVAALLTGAGLLAPEIRLDRALLSLGQDVQKQVITRLAAWFEAQKQKHLLPLVKMAESAADPAVPPVVRAVFAQLADAGGLIARTDLDSALGHLDKEQRHLLRKAGIDIGVLDIYHPGLLKPGAARWRSALLAARIAKPCLPLPQPGLTLIPAGEKPAQMGARIAGFRGFGEQMLRIDMAERMARTAHEAIAKGEAFTPTSPQIVSLGLLEPAFLQLMRLAGFRPVEAAAEGGPNWAFKGRQKARPDRPQQARGPKRDAPSPRAAAPSAAAPATSNAFAGLAELLGRNG from the coding sequence ATGGCTTCCTTCGCCCGCTCGCCCGTCACCGCTGTTCTTGGGCCTACCAACACCGGCAAAACCCATCTCGCGGTCGAGCGCATGTGCGGCCATTCGAGCGGCATGATGGGCTTTCCGCTGCGCCTGCTGGCGCGCGAAGTCTATGAACGGGTGGTCGCGATCAAGGGCGCGAACCAGGTCGCGCTCATCACCGGCGAGGAAAAGATCGTGCCGCCGGGCGCGCGCTATTTTCTCTGCACGGCGGAGTCGATGCCGGTATCGGGTGATTACGCCTTCGTCGCGCTGGACGAGGCGCAACTGGGCGCAGACCCGGAACGCGGCCATATCTTCACCGACCGGCTGCTGCGGGCGCGGGGCCGTGAGGAAACGATGATCCTGGGGTCCGCCAGCATCAGCCGGGTGGTGAAGGCGCTGGTCCCGGATATCGAGATTATCGGCCGGCCGCGCTTTTCCACCCTCAGCTATGCGGGCGCCAAGAAGCTGTCGCGCCTGCCCAAACGCTCCGCCATCGTCGCCTTCTCCGCCGAGGAAGTCTATGCCGTGGCCGAAATGCTGCGCCGTTTCCGGGGCGGAGCGGCGGTGGTGATGGGCGCGCTCAGCCCTCGCACCCGCAACGCGCAGGTGCAGATGTTCCTGAATGGCGAGGTCGACTATCTGGTCGCGACCGACGCGATCGGCATGGGGCTGAACCTCGATGTCGCCCATGTGGCCTTCGCGTCCCTGCGCAAATATGACGGCCGCCGCACCCGCCGCCTGACCGTCAGCGAAATGGCGCAAATCGCCGGGCGCGCCGGGCGGCATCACAAGGACGGCAGTTTCGGCAGCCTGGGCGGCGAGGATGGCGACGCCGCCTTCACCCCCCAAGAGATCGAAGCGATCGAAGCGCACCGCTTCCCGCCGGTCGAGCAGCTATTCTGGCGCAGCGGCACGCCGCGCACCGACCGGCTCGACCATCTGCTGTTCGATCTGGAGCAGAAGCCCGAACGTCCCGAACTGCGCGCCGCCCCCGAAGCGGTGGATCTCGCCGTGCTGCGGCGGATGGCCGACGATCCCCTCGTTATCGAACGGACCAAGGGCAACCGGCAGGTGGAACGGCTCTGGGCTGCCTGTGGCCTGCCTGATTTTCAGAAGCTGGGGGCGGAGCATCATGGTCGCATCGTCGGCCGCATCTGGCGCTTCCTGTCCGAAGGGACCGGTCATATCCCGCGCGACTGGTTCGCCCAGAATCTGGCCCGGCTCGATTCGGTGCAGGGCGATATCGACACGCTGTCGGGCCGGATCGCGGGCGCGCGCACCTGGTCCTATATCGCCCATCGCGCCGATTGGCTGGCCCATCCGGCCGAAATGGCCGAACGCACCCGCGCGCTGGAAGAGAAGCTGTCCGACGCCCTGCACGCCGCGCTAACGCAGCGTTTCGTGGACCGGCGCACCACTGTCCTGTTGCGCGATATCGGCCAGAATGCCAGCAATCTGCCCGTCACCGTGGAACAGGATGGAGCCGTCTGCGTCGATGGCGAAACGATCGGACGACTTGACGGCTTTCGATTCTCGGTCGATCCCGCTACGCGGCATCAAGATCGAAAGATGCTGTTGGCGGCCGCGGAACGGCGCCTTGGAAAGGTATTGCGAGTGAAGGCTGACGAACTGGTTGCTGCGGCGGATGCGGATTTCGCGTTGCTGGACGAAGCGGGACAGGCGCCGGGAATCGCCTGGGGCGAAACGCCGGTAGCGGCGCTGTTGACGGGAGCCGGCCTGCTGGCGCCCGAAATCCGGCTGGATCGCGCGCTGCTGAGCCTGGGCCAGGATGTCCAGAAGCAGGTTATCACCCGCCTCGCCGCCTGGTTCGAGGCGCAGAAGCAGAAGCATCTGCTACCGCTGGTGAAGATGGCCGAGAGCGCGGCCGATCCGGCGGTTCCGCCCGTCGTGCGCGCCGTCTTCGCACAGCTCGCCGACGCGGGCGGCCTGATCGCGCGGACCGATCTTGATTCGGCGCTCGGCCATCTGGACAAGGAACAGCGCCATTTGCTGCGCAAGGCAGGCATCGATATCGGCGTGCTCGACATCTATCATCCCGGCCTGCTGAAGCCCGGCGCGGCGCGCTGGCGTTCTGCGCTGCTGGCCGCGCGCATCGCCAAGCCCTGCCTGCCGCTGCCCCAGCCCGGTCTCACCTTGATCCCGGCGGGTGAAAAGCCTGCGCAGATGGGCGCGCGAATCGCTGGCTTCCGTGGGTTCGGCGAACAGATGCTGCGCATCGACATGGCCGAACGCATGGCCCGCACCGCGCATGAAGCGATCGCCAAGGGCGAGGCATTCACCCCGACCAGCCCGCAGATCGTGTCGCTGGGGCTGCTGGAGCCGGCCTTCCTGCAACTGATGCGGCTCGCCGGCTTCCGCCCGGTCGAGGCGGCAGCGGAGGGCGGCCCCAACTGGGCGTTCAAGGGGCGACAGAAGGCACGGCCCGATCGTCCGCAGCAAGCGCGCGGGCCGAAGCGTGACGCCCCCAGCCCGCGTGCAGCTGCGCCGAGCGCCGCCGCGCCCGCCACCAGCAATGCCTTTGCGGGTCTCGCCGAACTGCTGGGCCGCAATGGCTGA
- a CDS encoding RNA-binding S4 domain-containing protein, with protein sequence MAETITGHAPALRIDKFLWFTRLSKSRSTAQKLAEDGHIRLNGRRIDRAHAPVRPGDLITFPHLEAVRVVRVIHLPTRRGPTPEAHACYEELTVGG encoded by the coding sequence ATGGCTGAGACGATCACCGGCCATGCGCCGGCGCTGCGGATCGACAAATTCCTGTGGTTCACGCGCCTGTCCAAGAGCCGGTCGACCGCGCAGAAACTGGCGGAGGACGGCCATATCCGCCTTAACGGCCGCCGCATCGACCGCGCCCATGCCCCGGTGCGCCCAGGCGACCTCATCACCTTTCCCCATTTGGAAGCCGTGCGCGTGGTGCGCGTCATCCACCTCCCCACCCGCCGAGGCCCCACCCCCGAAGCCCACGCCTGCTACGAGGAACTGACGGTCGGAGGATAG
- the fdxA gene encoding ferredoxin FdxA: protein MTYVVTDNCIRCKYMDCVEVCPVDCFYEGENMLVINPNECIDCGVCEPECPAEAILPDTENGLEKWLELNTKFSAEWPNITVKGDAPADAEAMNGVENKLEQFFSPEPGSGN from the coding sequence ATGACCTATGTCGTGACCGACAACTGCATCCGCTGCAAATATATGGATTGCGTCGAGGTCTGCCCCGTGGACTGTTTCTACGAGGGAGAGAATATGCTGGTCATCAATCCCAACGAATGTATCGATTGCGGCGTGTGCGAACCCGAATGCCCGGCCGAGGCGATTCTGCCCGATACCGAGAACGGCCTGGAAAAATGGCTGGAGCTGAACACCAAATTCTCCGCCGAATGGCCCAACATCACGGTGAAGGGCGACGCCCCCGCCGATGCCGAGGCAATGAACGGCGTCGAGAACAAGCTGGAGCAGTTTTTCTCGCCGGAACCAGGCTCCGGCAACTGA
- a CDS encoding CarD family transcriptional regulator, whose protein sequence is MAAKALSFDVGDYVVYPKHGVGRVIELQKEQIAGMDLELYVLRFEKERMTLRVPTNKAEGVGMRKLSSNKTLEEAMETLKGKPKVKRTMWSRRAQEYEAKINSGDLVSIAEVTRDLFRADDQPEQSYSERQIFEAASSRLARELAAMEETDEPSALKKILRILNEAAPKYVKIEG, encoded by the coding sequence ATGGCTGCCAAGGCGCTGTCCTTTGACGTTGGTGATTATGTCGTTTATCCCAAGCACGGTGTGGGCCGTGTGATCGAACTCCAAAAGGAGCAGATCGCCGGCATGGACCTGGAGCTTTACGTACTCCGCTTCGAGAAAGAGCGTATGACGCTCCGCGTTCCGACGAACAAGGCCGAAGGTGTCGGTATGCGCAAGCTGTCCTCCAACAAGACGCTGGAGGAAGCGATGGAAACCCTGAAAGGCAAGCCGAAGGTGAAGCGCACCATGTGGTCGCGCCGCGCCCAGGAATATGAAGCCAAGATCAATTCGGGCGACCTGGTGTCGATCGCCGAAGTGACCCGCGACCTGTTCCGCGCCGACGACCAGCCGGAGCAGAGCTATTCCGAACGCCAGATTTTCGAAGCGGCATCCAGCCGCCTCGCCCGCGAACTGGCGGCAATGGAAGAGACTGACGAGCCGAGCGCGCTCAAGAAGATCCTCCGCATCCTCAACGAGGCTGCGCCCAAATACGTCAAGATCGAAGGCTAA
- a CDS encoding asparaginase domain-containing protein encodes MLSPDIPILLLTTGGTIDKIYFDALSDYQVGETVMAKLLDVARVKRPFRIEEVTRKDSLELDDTDRALIAARAAAAREKHIVITHGTDTMTETAKLLKDIAGKTIVLVGALAPARFGESDASFNLGMAFATAQVAEPGVYITMSGSVFRADKVVKDRAKGAFVPIED; translated from the coding sequence ATGCTGTCCCCCGACATCCCGATTCTGCTGCTCACCACCGGCGGCACGATCGACAAAATCTATTTCGATGCCTTGTCCGACTATCAAGTCGGCGAAACCGTGATGGCCAAGCTTCTGGACGTGGCGCGGGTCAAGCGGCCCTTCCGTATCGAGGAAGTGACGCGCAAGGACAGCCTGGAACTGGACGATACTGATCGCGCGCTGATCGCCGCGCGGGCCGCCGCCGCGCGGGAAAAGCATATCGTCATCACCCATGGCACCGACACGATGACGGAGACGGCCAAGCTGCTGAAGGACATAGCCGGCAAGACGATCGTGCTGGTCGGCGCACTGGCCCCGGCACGTTTCGGTGAGAGCGACGCCAGTTTCAACCTCGGCATGGCCTTCGCCACCGCGCAGGTCGCCGAACCGGGCGTCTACATCACCATGAGCGGATCGGTCTTCCGCGCCGACAAGGTGGTGAAGGACCGTGCCAAGGGCGCCTTCGTCCCGATCGAGGACTGA
- the proC gene encoding pyrroline-5-carboxylate reductase — MTQYWPDHLFLVGCGNMAGQMLSRWLDQGLDSARVTVLRPSGKPVADGVTVVTDYPAALPVGATVLLGMKPYQIADVAAALAPLCTAETRIISILAGAPLADLRTRFPAARDIVRAMPNLPVGLGEGVIALFTDGVTSDKAKADIDALIQPLGLAEWIADEALFNQVTALSGCGPAFLFRFIDTLARAGEALGIPADQAARMALATVQGSANMAARAAVSPAMLADQVASPGGMTREGLNVLDADDRLLTLLTDTLTAARDRGEAMARGG; from the coding sequence ATGACTCAATATTGGCCGGATCACCTCTTCCTTGTCGGTTGCGGCAATATGGCGGGGCAGATGTTGTCGCGTTGGCTCGACCAGGGTCTTGACTCTGCGCGCGTCACCGTGCTGCGTCCCAGCGGCAAGCCGGTGGCCGATGGCGTCACGGTCGTTACCGACTATCCCGCCGCGCTGCCGGTCGGAGCGACGGTGCTGCTGGGCATGAAGCCATATCAGATCGCCGATGTCGCCGCGGCGCTGGCGCCGCTTTGTACGGCAGAGACGCGGATCATCTCGATCCTCGCAGGCGCGCCGCTCGCCGACCTGCGCACCCGCTTCCCGGCCGCGCGGGATATCGTCCGCGCCATGCCCAACCTGCCGGTAGGCCTGGGGGAGGGCGTGATCGCACTCTTCACCGACGGGGTGACATCGGACAAGGCCAAGGCCGATATCGACGCCTTGATCCAGCCGCTCGGCCTTGCCGAATGGATCGCCGACGAAGCCCTGTTCAATCAGGTGACGGCGCTGTCGGGTTGCGGCCCGGCCTTTCTTTTCCGCTTTATCGACACGCTGGCGCGGGCGGGCGAGGCGCTGGGCATTCCCGCCGATCAGGCCGCGCGTATGGCGCTGGCGACGGTGCAGGGTTCGGCCAACATGGCGGCCCGCGCGGCTGTCAGCCCGGCAATGCTTGCGGATCAGGTCGCGAGCCCCGGTGGCATGACGCGCGAGGGCCTGAACGTCCTCGACGCCGACGATCGGCTGCTGACGCTGCTGACCGACACGCTGACCGCCGCTCGCGATCGCGGCGAAGCCATGGCGCGCGGGGGATAA